GCTTCCACAACTGCAGATCGGACCACTTTTATCATATTGAATATGTCCTAATTCTCCCGCTAACCCCTGTACACCATAGTAAAAAGAACCATGAGTCATTAAACTGGCACCAATCCCATAAGAGAGGTCAATATAAATCTGATTTTGAAAATTCCTACCAGCGCCAAAAAGGCTTTCGGCTAATAGTTTACAATTGGTGTTGCCCTCAACATAGATTGGGAGTTGAAATTCCTTTTCCATAATCTGACGAAGAGGAACATCCCTCCAATCGGCAATTTGCGAGCAGAACAATGAAACACCTTGTTCTCGATCCACTAAACCGGGGTCGGCAATGCCGATTCCCAGTAATGGTGTCATGTGAGTTGGATCGGCATGAATAAGTTGGTGTATAGTTTTTTTTAATTGTTCAACGAATTGGTTACCTGTAGCTTTTTCGGGGAGGGTATAATTTTTCTCACTGATTATTTTATTTTCTAAATCTATCAGTAAGCCATGAATCGATTGGGGATCAAACTCAATCCCGATAACCGTTCCCCCGTTAGGATTTAAAGTTAAAAGACGTTGTTTTTTTCCTTTTTGATTATTCCCTAAACCTTTTTCAATTAAAATATTTTCTTCAATTAATTCTCTAGTGAGTTGGGT
The DNA window shown above is from Candidatus Atribacteria bacterium ADurb.Bin276 and carries:
- the nagC_6 gene encoding N-acetylglucosamine repressor; amino-acid sequence: MEKRKSFAKSHHKAAIKRLIYENGSLSRTEIQQKTGIRPASITQLTRELIEENILIEKGLGNNQKGKKQRLLTLNPNGGTVIGIEFDPQSIHGLLIDLENKIISEKNYTLPEKATGNQFVEQLKKTIHQLIHADPTHMTPLLGIGIADPGLVDREQGVSLFCSQIADWRDVPLRQIMEKEFQLPIYVEGNTNCKLLAESLFGAGRNFQNQIYIDLSYGIGASLMTHGSFYYGVQGLAGELGHIQYDKSGPICSCGSHGCLEMFVSSSAVIRSIKNAIQHGVISPYLDHIRENTAFLSIHSFIKAANENDKFCASLVEEMGRTLGEVIANVVNLLNPEAILIGGELADLGDLIINPVKGTVRRQSLELATRNLAFKVAEIKDRPAARGAASLVLNQVFKGNELF